From the Quercus lobata isolate SW786 chromosome 6, ValleyOak3.0 Primary Assembly, whole genome shotgun sequence genome, one window contains:
- the LOC115994370 gene encoding cytochrome P450 CYP82D47-like, with amino-acid sequence MLFSCPFFTNSMASIFTIFMFILFLIWISRRVQRTATKQRSVLPEAGGAWPLIGHLHQLGRSQPAHIALGNMAEKYGPIFTIWLGVHRTIIVSSWEIAKECFTTNDKVFASRPKGLAAEILGYNYALFGFSPYGPFWRQVRKMVTLEVLSNHRLETLKHVREAEVNDSIKEIHKLLVKNNKVILEMERWLGCTALNIICRMVVGQRFGKATTKVENDKNDQCRKALRNFMGLSGEFVVSDALPYLRWLDVGGREKAMKKTAKELDDVTKEWLEEHKQRKISGGLKEHQDFMDVMLSIVTDDDETSSSDVDTIVKATCLALILAASDTSTITLTWALSLLLNNPETLKKAQEELDIHIGRERQVKESDMKNLVYLQAILKETMRLYPAVPLLVPHESMEDCTLVGYHVPAGTRLIVNLPKLHRDPNVWVDPSEFRPERFLTTHKDVDVRGQNFELIPFGSGRRMCPGISFALQVMQLTLATLLHAFEISSPSNEPVDMTEKGGLTNPKATPLEVYLTPRLHAQVYA; translated from the exons ATGCTCTTCTCCTGCCCATTCTTCACAAATTCTATGGCTAGCATATTCACCATTTTCATGTTCATATTATTTCTAATATGGATATCAAGAAGAGTTCAAAGAACTGCTACTAAACAAAGATCAGTTCTACCTGAAGCTGGTGGGGCTTGGCCTTTGATTGGCCACCTCCACCAGTTAGGAAGGTCACAACCGGCGCATATAGCCTTGGGTAACATGGCTGAAAAGTATGGACCAATCTTCACCATTTGGTTGGGTGTGCATCGAACAATAATAGTAAGCAGTTGGGAGATAGCCAAAGAGTGTTTTACTACCAATGACAAAGTCTTTGCCAGCCGTCCTAAAGGTTTAGCTGCAGAAATCTTGGGCTACAACTATGCTTTGTTTGGGTTCAGCCCTTATGGTCCCTTCTGGCGCCAAGTGAGAAAAATGGTCACGCTAGAGGTCCTCTCAAACCACCGCCTTGAAACGCTCAAACACGTTCGAGAGGCCGAGGTAAATGATTCTATAAAAGAGATACATAAGCTATTGGTCAAGAACAACAAGGTGATATTGGAGATGGAGAGATGGCTAGGGTGCACAGCCCTAAACATAATATGTAGGATGGTTGTAGGACAACGATTTGGTAAGGCTACGACCAAGGTTGAGAATGATAAAAATGATCAGTGTCGAAAGGCATTGAgaaattttatgggtttgagtGGAGAGTTTGTGGTCTCAGATGCACTTCCATATCTAAGGTGGTTGGACGTGGGGGGACGTGAGAAAGCCATGAAGAAAACTGCAAAAGAATTGGACGACGTGACTAAAGAATGGCTAGAGGAGCATAAGCAGAGGAAAATTTCTGGTGGGTTGAAGGAACACCAAGATTTTATGGATGTAATGCTATCCATTGTCACTGATGATGATGAGACTTCCAGTTCTGATGTTGATACAATCGTCAAAGCTACATGCCTT GCCCTTATCTTAGCGGCTTCAGACACATCAACAATAACATTGACATGGGCTCTCTCTTTACTTCTCAACAACCCTGAGACCTTAAAAAAAGCTCAAGAAGAATTAGACATCCATATTGGTAGAGAAAGGCAAGTGAAAGAATCAGATATGAAAAATTTGGTATATCTCCAAGCTATCCTTAAAGAAACAATGCGTTTATACCCTGCTGTACCACTCCTAGTGCCACACGAGTCAATGGAAGATTGTACTTTGGTTGGTTACCACGTCCCAGCAGGCACACGACTTATTGTTAATCTTCCAAAACTCCATCGAGACCCAAATGTGTGGGTGGATCCTAGTGAATTTCGACCTGAAAGATTTCTTACAACTCACAAGGATGTTGATGTTAGAggccaaaattttgaattgatacCATTTGGTAGTGGTAGAAGAATGTGCCCTGGGATCTCATTTGCCTTGCAAGTTATGCAACTCACACTTGCTACT